The stretch of DNA CGTCGCGAGCGCCTGATGACGCAGCGCAGGCACGTCAGAATACATTTCCTCGCGCAAACCCTCGAAGCTGTCGAACGGCAGCGTGTGGCCGAGCGTGTCGGACAGCGCTCGGAAGATCGACCAGTCTTCACGCGCGTCGCCCGGTGCGAACACCGCGCGCTCGCCGCGCTGAACACGCCCTTCGAGATTGACCCACGTCCCCGACTTCTCGGCATAGGTGACACCCGGCAGGATGACGTCGGCAGCCGCCGCACCCTTGTCGCCGTGATGGCCCACGAACACCTTGAAGCCGGCGAACTTCGAATAATCAACCTCGTCCGCGCCGAGGAAGAAACCGAGCTTCGCCCCCATTACGTCGGCGATGCCGCCCTTCTGCGCATAGCCGAGCATCAGCCCTCCCATCCGCGAGGCCGCCATGTGGACGACGTTGAAGCCGTTCCAGCCGTCCTTCACGAGACCCAGCGTATCGACCAGCTTCAGCGCAGCCGCGTGGCCACCCTTCAGCGCGCCACCACCGACGATCACCATCGGACGCTCCGCATTGCCGAACGCCTCGGTCACCGCCTCGGGCAGCTTGCCGAGCAGCGACAGATCGTCGCCGAGCCATTCGACCTTGTATGTCAGGTCCGTCTCCGGCCCGATCGCGAAGACCTTCGCGCCCTTCTTGATCGCCTTGCGCACCCGAGTGTTCACCAGCGGCGCTTCCCAGCGCAGATTGGTACCCACCAGCAGGATCGCATCCGCACGCTCGGTGCCGGCGATCGTCGTGTTGAAATTGACCGCGGCGATGCTCGTCGCGTCATAGTCCATGCCGGTCTGACGGCCTTCGAGCAGGCTCGAGCCCATCTTCGCGAGCAGTGCCTTGGCGGCGTACATCGTCTCGCAATCGACTAGATCGCCAGCGACAGCCGCTACGCTCGACCCGGCGTTGACCGCCTTGATCGCCGCAAACGCTTCATCCCAGGTTGCGGGCTGGAGCTTGCCGTTCACGCGGACATAGGGCTTGTCGAGACGACGGCGCACGAGGCCGTCGATCGCATGGCGCGTCTTGTCGGTCGCCCACTCCTCGTTCACGTCCTCATTGATCCGCGGCACGCAACGCAGCACCTGACGACCGCGGCTGTCGAGCCGGATGTTGGTGCCGACCGCGTCCATCACGTCGATCGTCAGCGTCTTGCGCAATTCCCAAGGGCGTGCCTCGAACGCGTACGGCTTCGACGTCAGCGCACCGACCGGGCACAGATCGACGACATTGCCGCTCAGCTCGCTCTTAACCGCGTTCTCGAGATACGAGGTGATCTGCATGTCCTCGCCGCGGAAGATCGCACCGATCTCCTCGACGCCGGACACTTCCTCGGCGAACCGGATGCAGCGCGTGCACTGGATGCAGCGGGTCATGACCGTCTT from Sphingomonas faeni encodes:
- the nuoG gene encoding NADH-quinone oxidoreductase subunit NuoG, which produces MPLVKVDGVEIEVPQGATVLQACELAGKEIPRFCYHERLSIAGNCRMCLVEVKPGPPKPQASCALPAADKQEIFTNSPMVKNAREGIMEFLLINHPLDCPICDQGGECDLQDQSVAYGRGHSRYDENKRAVTEKYMGPIVKTVMTRCIQCTRCIRFAEEVSGVEEIGAIFRGEDMQITSYLENAVKSELSGNVVDLCPVGALTSKPYAFEARPWELRKTLTIDVMDAVGTNIRLDSRGRQVLRCVPRINEDVNEEWATDKTRHAIDGLVRRRLDKPYVRVNGKLQPATWDEAFAAIKAVNAGSSVAAVAGDLVDCETMYAAKALLAKMGSSLLEGRQTGMDYDATSIAAVNFNTTIAGTERADAILLVGTNLRWEAPLVNTRVRKAIKKGAKVFAIGPETDLTYKVEWLGDDLSLLGKLPEAVTEAFGNAERPMVIVGGGALKGGHAAALKLVDTLGLVKDGWNGFNVVHMAASRMGGLMLGYAQKGGIADVMGAKLGFFLGADEVDYSKFAGFKVFVGHHGDKGAAAADVILPGVTYAEKSGTWVNLEGRVQRGERAVFAPGDAREDWSIFRALSDTLGHTLPFDSFEGLREEMYSDVPALRHQALATFEWNPPSLSGEGQGVLAGYPVKDFYLTNAICRASPTMQRCSAELLHGEDYAEAAE